A genomic window from Trueperaceae bacterium includes:
- a CDS encoding NmrA family NAD(P)-binding protein — MSSPGRGTIAVLGATGRLGGATSRHLLAEGWQVRAVTRKPEGPKARALAEAGAQVVRADMEDRAALRQAFAGASGVFNVQNPMKSGLEAELRQGMNVAEAAAEAGVGHVVYGSAGVGRSGTGVGQWESKVRIKEAMLSRGLPLTVLRPMALMELMTDADFYPALSTWHTMPNLAGPDTRIPWLAADDLGVIAAKAFADPGSFVGRDVALAGDVRSVEECRALYASATGRAPRSFRVPVWLFERMAGRDLTAMWRWLRTADLDLDVTPTLALHPGALTVERWLHGRFAAAATAPTPS, encoded by the coding sequence ATGAGCTCTCCCGGCAGGGGCACGATCGCCGTCCTGGGCGCGACGGGTCGCCTCGGCGGCGCCACCTCCAGGCACCTCCTCGCGGAGGGCTGGCAGGTGCGGGCCGTAACCCGCAAGCCCGAGGGTCCCAAGGCGCGGGCGTTGGCGGAAGCCGGCGCCCAGGTCGTGAGGGCCGACATGGAGGACCGCGCCGCGCTCAGGCAGGCGTTCGCGGGGGCGAGCGGCGTCTTCAACGTCCAGAACCCCATGAAGAGCGGCCTCGAGGCCGAACTGCGCCAGGGCATGAACGTGGCGGAGGCCGCGGCGGAGGCCGGCGTCGGCCACGTCGTCTACGGCTCGGCCGGCGTCGGCAGGTCGGGCACGGGCGTGGGCCAGTGGGAGTCGAAGGTCCGCATCAAGGAGGCCATGCTCTCGCGCGGCCTGCCGCTCACCGTCCTCAGGCCCATGGCGCTCATGGAGCTGATGACCGACGCCGACTTCTACCCGGCGCTGTCGACCTGGCACACGATGCCCAACCTCGCGGGGCCGGACACGAGGATCCCCTGGCTGGCCGCCGACGACCTCGGCGTCATCGCGGCGAAGGCCTTCGCCGACCCCGGCTCGTTCGTGGGGAGGGACGTCGCGCTGGCCGGCGACGTCAGGTCGGTCGAGGAGTGCCGCGCGCTCTACGCGTCGGCGACTGGCCGGGCGCCGCGGAGCTTCCGCGTGCCGGTGTGGCTGTTCGAGCGCATGGCGGGCCGGGACCTCACGGCCATGTGGCGCTGGCTGAGGACGGCCGACCTCGACCTCGACGTGACGCCGACGCTGGCGCTCCACCCCGGCGCGCTGACGGTGGAGCGCTGGCTCCACGGGCGGTTCGCCGCGGCAGCTACGGCTCCGACGCCGAGCTGA